A genomic stretch from Setaria italica strain Yugu1 chromosome VII, Setaria_italica_v2.0, whole genome shotgun sequence includes:
- the LOC101782760 gene encoding probable protein phosphatase 2C 40, producing the protein MSSAPARGVRRRAGSVALGDLLRREASAERVAAAGAGVERPTVAAGQAGRAKKGEDLALLKPACERRPGAPSTSFSAFALFDGHNGSAAAVYAKEHLLGNVLGCVPTDLSRDEWLAALPRALVAGFVKTDKDFQTKAHSSGTTVTLVIIDGSVVTVASVGDSRCVLEAEGSIYYLSADHRFDSSEEEVGRVTECGGEVGRLNVVGGAEIGPLRCWPGGLCLSRSIGDQDVGEYIIPVPYVKQMKLSNSGGRLIIASDGVWDALTAEVAFSCARGLSPEAAADQIVKEAVESKGLRDDTTCIVIDIIPPEKPKSTIESPKTPGKGLGLLKSFFLRKTASDSLSLATKDNYSEPDFVEEVFEDGCPSLSRRLNSEYPVRNMFKLFACAICQIDLESGQGISIHEGLSKPGKLRPWDGPFLCHSCQEKKEAMEGKRHSRDSSSRNSGSSE; encoded by the exons atgtcgtcggcgccggcgcggggcgtgAGGAGGCGGGCCGGGAGCGTGGCGCTCGGGGACCTGCTGCGGCGGGAGGCGTCGGCGGagcgcgtcgcggcggcgggggccggcgtcGAGCGGCCCACGGTCGCGGCGGGGcaggccggccgcgccaagaAAGGCGAGGACCTCGCGCTGCTCAAGCCCGCCTGCGAGCGCCGCCCCGGCGCGCCGTCCACCTCCTTCTCCGCCTTCGCC CTGTTCGACGGGCACAACGGGAGCGCCGCCGCGGTGTACGCCAAGGAGCACCTCCTCGGCAACGTGCTCGGCTGCGTCCCCACCGATCTCAGCAGGGACGAGTGGCTCGCCGCGCTCCCGAGGGCGCTCGTCGCGGGGTTCGTCAAGACCGACAAGGATTTCCAGACCAAAG CTCACTCCTCGGGGACGACCGTGACACTCGTCATAATTGATGGCTCCGTTGTAACTGTTGCTTCCGTTGGTGATTCACGCTGCGTCCTTGAGGCCGAGGGATCCATCTACTATTTGTCGGCCGACCATCGTTTTGACTCTAGTGAAGAGGA GGTTGGACGTGTAACGGAATGTGGAGGTGAAGTTGGAAGGCTAAATGTCGTCGGTGGTGCTGAG ATTGGTCCCCTTAGATGTTGGCCAGGTGGTCTATGCCTGTCAAGATCAATTGGTGATCAGGACGTAGGTGAATATATCATTCCTGTTCCTTATGTGAAGCAGATGAAG TTGTCTAATTCTGGAGGGCGCCTTATTATTGCAAGCGATGGTGTTTGGGACGCTTTAACTGCCGAAGTCGCTTTTAGTTGTGCACGGGGACTTTCTCCAGAGGCTGCAGCTGATCAAATTGTCAAG GAAGCAGTGGAATCAAAAGGATTGAGAGACGATACCACTTGCATTGTCATTGACATAATACCACCAGAGAAACCAAAATCCACTATAGAATCTCCAAAAACACCAGGAAAAGGCCTTGGCCTTCTCAAAAGCTTCTTTTTGAGGAAAACAGCATCTGACTCATTATCTCTTGCTACCAAAGATAATTATTCCGAACCAGATTTTGTGGAGGAAGTCTTTGAAGATGGATGTCCATCCCTTTCAAGGAG GCTTAATTCTGAATATCCAGTCCGGAATATGTTCAAACTCTTTGCATGTGCAATTTGCCAAATTGACTTGGAATCTGGTCAGGGGATATCCATACACGAGGGTTTGTCAAAGCCAGGAAAGCTGCGCCCCTGGGATGGCCCTTTCCTTTGTCACAGTTGCCAGGAAAAGAAAGAGGCAATGGAGGGGAAGCGTCATTCACGAG ACTCCTCATCAAGAAATAGCGGGTCAAGTGAATAG